From Mastacembelus armatus chromosome 9, fMasArm1.2, whole genome shotgun sequence:
tttgtcagATAATTAGCTGTAACAGCCCTTACAGAAACTCAGTTGTACCTCAGGGCTATGCTATGCATCCAGCAGTACCTCTCAAACTAGGGACTCTCAGTCACAATGTATTAGCAAAACCAAACAGGAAGCTATTGTTCTGAAAATACTTTATAGACAGGTAATGTATGTACTTACATACAACTATATAGTTGTTGTCAATGTATTAAGTTCTACATCTGTCCATTTATAATAGAACTACTACTGCACTTTCACTCCAATCCCAAAAATAATAACTTTGGAgatttgtctgatttttttttttttttttttttttttttttaagtcatcAGAAGGCACAAAAATGATTCAGATGAACTTGAGTTCAAGTTTAGACTGAAGCAGGAATCGACAGTACGATTGATTGCAGGGGTAGGACTGGGTACCAACACTAGCGCCAATATTACATGCACCAGTTTTCAGTACCGAtacaaaaagtaaacatttttatgtcaatatcaagttttttaaaaattaagtaGTATTTTGCACTACAGAAGAGCCAAACCTATCAAGTGTTTGTCATCTAAACCAGTGGTTCCAACACACTCGTAGGTAGAGgtctaaattatttttatatttgagtttttcctgtttgctttttttcttaatgTACAGTTAGTATTGCACGGGAGTTTTAAATTCTAGTAAGAGAAACTTCACTTTGCAGAAAAGGCACTGGTCTTAATACAATTATCCATATGGCTCCTTTTAGAATAATATTCAGCTAAAAACTGGCAAAATTGACTTTCATTTAAATCAggaaaaaatctaattaaataaaataattcaataaaaacTTGAAGTGGTTGATAGTTATAGATAATTAGagcaataaacacattttaaacggTACAATAAGTATAGCTGTTTGATACCCAGCTCTATCTATGCAGCAGGACACTCTAATAGCTGTCTACATACACGCTCATCTGACATATTTAACACTGTAGTCTCTAATACAAGCTGACTTTCTGAGACTGAACTAGTTGAAAAGGAAAGCCATAATTATTTTTGGGGAAATCGGTGCAGGCACAACACAGCACCTGATAACCGCAGCTTTAAATCTCAGTAGGATCAGTTTAACTGGCCTGAACAAGCAGTATCAGATATGCTTCAGTTGCACAATTTGACACAAACGAGTACACCTCCAGTTTTGGTGGAGTTGATCTTTGTGGGCATAGTGAGGCCTATACTTCACTCCTGAACTCACCTCACAGGGTTTTCTATTTTTGTACAAGGAGCTGTACATAAATGAAACTCTTTGATGATggggcagatttttttttctcttaaatcaAAGATGTTCTTGGTGTCGTaccctttttcttttcccagtGCACTAAGACctcacacattatttaaatacCACCTCCGCCTGTGATATTCTTGTAGAGACAAAACATCTTTGTTGTTTCTGATCAATCGGGCATTTTCTGTCTCAAACTAACATGCACTCTTCTAACTGGTACATTGTACATTTCAGTATTACcacatttttgaaaagaaaaaacaaaagataaatgtTCTAGATTTAAACGCAATTTGTCTTGATGCCTTTTTTTACTTCTCTGATACAAATTGAAGTGTCCTCTCGAAGCTGAGATgatgtttaatcattttattcctctttttatttaacatctcccagtttttgttttttttttgttttcaaaaatgtttttccccaCATACCTTCTACATCTGTCTTCACACATATCCAGCAGCCTTTTGCATTACAATAATATCCAGTTACCGTTACCTTTAAGCATTTGACCTGTTAATTTGGTCTCTCACACCTCACATACTTTTTCTACAAATGACGTGCCTAGTTTGTACAGGTTCTCCAACAGCAGCACTGcccaagagacagagatgcTCAGAGAATAATCCAGTGCATCCTCCAGCCATCTGTCTATTCAACTTTTCATCCTTTAGTCCTTGCTAAACCAACTATTGGGGATGGGATCATGAGTAATTCCAATCACTGCTCACCTCAGATTGGCTTCTGTTCAGACAGATCTTTTGTATCTGTAACATTAAGGACAAATCTTCTTcagtttctgtcagttttttttctatcagATATCTGAAACGCactctttgtgttttcctgttgagtttttgcagtttttctctgtATCTTTCACGGGAATATCAGAACCATCACTGCATGCGATTTCTGAATGTAAAATCCTGTTGTAAAATATATGTCCCTAGTTTGTATGGTTTTACTTTCTTCCACAGTTAAGTTCATTAAGACTGATTTTACAAGAATTTGGTTGCTACACCAGGTTATTAGTTTGTAATGGAGTAAGTGTGGATTATCTGACAGAGGGCTTATTGTCTTTACTTTGCTCAAACATGTTGAGTTTGAAGGCCTAGGCCAGGTACAATTTGGACTGAGCTGATACAGCCTTTAAACGCATGGTGTATCATGGATATTTTCAGTAAACCTTGACACACTGTCAGTTCATTTACAACACTGACCACAGCTTAATGCACTGGTTAGTTTCCTGTAATAAGCTGATTATAAAACAATGTGATACTATTATATTTGGACTACAAAGGGCAGAGGCAGCAACTTCAGTTGGTTTGAGAGGTGAAAAACAACGTTCACTTTCTTCCACAATTGTATTTCGGGCCATATGGGTTTGTCAAGTGAGAAAACTAAGGCCTGGCTGTTATTTCTAGAAATAAAGAATGTATGTCTTTGGAGTATTCTTAGAGTAAGTATGCTAATGTTGCTGCCTTTCAACAAATGTGTTTAGTTGTGTACCAAGTGAAATTAAACTAAATGAGGACACTCAGCCACCAGCACTCACTAGCAAAGGTGCTACATTATTTCTTAAGAGGATTTTAAAAGATTGCAATTAAACCTGTTATATGTAATAATGTTAAGTTCCAGACTAGCAGCTCTTCACCACACTGGTTTTTGATCCTACCAGCTTCCACTGCAGACGGGAGGAAGCAGTCAGCTAGCAtttgtttgaaagaaaaacttGCAGGTTTGTGGTGAAGAGCTGCCAACATTAGAAACAGAAGGTTTCCTACTGTGGAATGCAAAGAATGAATCATGTTAgacaaataaatgtcaaaaaggCGCAAAACTACAGAGAAACATGTAAAGGTTCACCTACAAGAAGGATTGAGGTTTCTCTAACGTAAGCGAATAGTGTGGATTTTGTTCTGTTCATCTGACTAGTAGGAAAAAATACAGATCGAGCCTTTGTAAAAGACCTTTTTACTTGTTGTTTGCAAGCTGAGTTACTGCtgcacagtaaaaataaaatcggaggtggaaaatgttaaagaccctctctttttccacatcatttgtaaaaataaaaattcacaaacttttttttttttttgttgaatctTTTTCCTAATAATAGTCCCATGTATCTATGTGCTGCGATCAATAGACTAATTCAGTACAGCAACTTAACTCAAAGTGGAACGTTCAGTAGCTTGATATTTACGAGTGGAATAATTTGGACTTCTACAAAGGCTACAGCTGTATTTGATATGGCAGCAGTTATGTCTCAGTTGAAACCAAACATGCTCAACAGCACATGTATCATCTCTCCACACCCCCAGACTCTCCCCCACCCCATGTAGGCaataaacatgtcattttttGAAAAGTCTTTTTGTCCTGTGCTTTATTTATGAAAAGGCAATTCATGGATACAACAGAAGCATGACAGGAGTTGCGGCACCATCTAAAATAACTGCTGTCTTGTGGACAAGCAGGATTCACATTATACTGTCAAGTGTACAAGAAAAATCAATTTTGTGcacctttataaaaaaaaaaataaaaatttttttaaaaatcagtttttagtTCATAGTGTAAGCCACATCTTTGTCAAAATGGGATCACTAGGCACTTGTGGTGGTAATGAGTGATGTATCTGCTGGAGGTCCCGTTCTTTACTGTAATTGAAACAAAAGAACCAAAGAAATATCAAGTCAGGACTGGACAGAAAAGcatcaaatcaaaaataaataacagattaGTGTTGTATGTTGATCAGGGATGAACTGATTAGACAACTCTAGAAAATTGCATACAAGAAAAAGGACTTCTTGTGATACAGCCAATCCTTCAAAATACCAGTACATACATTTAGatgtataaatatacatttgtcCCTGCAAAGTGCAAAAGAAGTAGTTTATCATAGTTTTTTGGGGGCACAGAACAAGTCAACATAACTTTTCCCAAGATAAATAACACTGCAAAGATCTAAGCTAATGAAGAGCTAATTTAGTTAAAAATTCATGCTGTGATATAATTTCACTCTCTAGTTTCTCCTGAATAACGGTAAATGTTTTCCAGTTCACAGTTCATGTTTAAGATATATGTCTTATTATCATACAATcactgataaaaatataaagcaagTCATTACCTTTCGCAAATTGTTGAGCAAGGTCTTGACCCACTTTGCGTCTGGATTGACACAAACTGGAGTGCCAGACCTCAGAGTGATTCTGTGAAGGAAAGGAggattacattttttacataacACTGGACACATTTGTGGGAACCTGTCTCTGCAAAAAGCTTCAGACTTTCAAAGTATTTTTTACTTTGCATTTCATTGTTTCTCACTACATCAGGATAGAAAAACTGTTCTGATCCTGACAGCAGCTGTAATGAAACAAGTCCAGCAACATTTAAGTCAATCATGGCTACTCACATGATTTCAGTTCGGCGGCACTGTCCTGAAATAGGAAACCCCTCAATTTTCCTGATGGCCTGAAAAGGAATGACACTATTGGTTGTCCTTAAGCAGTTACACCCTGGCTTGGGAGaagctgtgaaaataaaatttaaaaagtgtttttatcgTTAGTCTTTAAGTAAACACCTAAACCAATGTCCACAGTGTAGCTTTTTCTGGAGCTCAACCTAAGTTCCACACTTTGGTTGTCTTATGCTCAAATGAGCAAACTCCAACCaagcaagttttttttattattgtttttgtcaatTGTTTCCAAAGTCAAAAATTACCTGTTTCATTCAACAAAACGTAACTACTTTTCTCTGTAATAccaaaaagtttgtttttttttaaatttttttatttgattaatttgTATGTAGAAGTATTTTAATACAGAAATACTTCATGTCTTTTACAAAAGAATGCTGAAAAGTATAAAATCAGCTAAAGGAATTAAAtgataaaagtaaaagttaGTTGTACTATATGCAGACAACACTATGCTGTTCTATCAACGTATTTGtacacatttcaaaaacactACAAGGAGAGAGGAAGTAATCTTTCAAGAAAAAGACGCTATTAACTGTCTGAGTCCAAAAGGAAACATTACCATGCAGCGAGGCAATACAGCAGCAGAGAGTCAGAACAGCCAGGAGGAGCACTGGTTTAGGCGTCATCTTGATggttgttttaatatttcagcatCAATGAGgatgtgagagtgagagtaaaTGGAGTACAGTCTGGGTTTATAAAGCACCAAAGGAGGAAGTGTGGGAGGGAGGCACTTTGCACATTCCTGGTCTTTACACAGTTAAATTTACAAATCGGGTTTTGCTGTTTTGGTGGGGCTTTCTGCTGAATTAGCTAAATGTGGATTTTACTTCTGTGACTATTTTTACTGAGCTACCAACGCAGGTCTTCTTATCActgcaaataaaataacttaTATGTGTTGAATCTTTTTAACACACTATTTGGTCTGCACAATTTTTGGATGCTAATGCAAAACTAACATAATGATGAATGATGGACTTAATTGACATAAGACTTCAGTGTTTCCTGCTCACACATTTTTGCACAATTATCAAAACAGTTCTACCTAAACTTTAAGCGAACACCTTACCATAACAAATTACCACTGGAATGTTGATTTCATGTGAGGTTAATGTGGTTAAAGAAAAGCCAACTCAGTACTTCCCACAGGTCTGAAATATATTTGCAGTGGTAGCCAGTGAAACCGGTCGCCATTACCAACCGGCACAAAAGTATATGACCTTGTGACCTTTAACacaatattttgatttatttaatctttCTAATTTCACAGATCCAAACTACTAACCTTCTCCGCCATCTACAAATATCTACTGTTTGTTAGAGCACTTTATCTTCCTGGGGTTTTCCAAGAGCTCCAACGCCTGCGCATATGGGAATGCGTCCGGTGCTGATTAGTTATCGATACTTGAAGACATGCAGCCAGGTACACAGTCATTTCAGGTAATTTATCAACCTTAACAGATCCTGAACCATGCTTAAGAAGGTAAAGCCAATGCTTGAAGTGTGGGATTTGGAGACAGTCTGGGTTCCATCCTGATTGACACCGCTTGAAATCTGAAAATGATGCATTGGtattacagtatttaaagtAATTTATGTGCTGCTTGGTCACATGCACCTGACCTGTTACTGCTCCCTCACCATTCACGCCAAGTTATTTGGGCTGACTAATAATTTCACCTCAAATTAACTGGCTGCAATTACTGAGGCCATGacttcatgcatttatttatcGTTATTTCATGCTGTTACCTCTGgtgctgtttctctctcttcctcttaaATATTCATATCTGCTGAGTAAATGCATGAAAATCAGTGGTTTAACATTAGCTAAAGTTGTGCTAAGTGCTAGCCACCATAGCCCAAAGACACATTACATGCATTGTTGCATGTAGCGTTAGCTAAAAACAACACAGGCTACTTTCTTTTAACATAATTAGCAGCTACTACCTGAGTCAGggaacaataaaacaatgagAAAATTTGTTACTGTACCTGGCTTGTGTCGTAATGTCTATGTTGCATGTCTTCAGAGAGTGTTTCTCTTGGTGTGTGTCGCTCTCTGTACCCACTCACAGTTGCACAGCCCCTGCGCCTGTTCGCAATACGAAAGTTTGCATTTATCTTAATTTGTCTGCTGTACAGAGCATGTGCGACCATCAGTGCGcccctttctgtctttgtacAGCAGCTGTCATACGTCACATTCGCCCCCTCTCAGTACACCTCTGTCACGGTATCAAAATAAACAGGCACAAGAGCATTGGCACAAGAGAGAACTGTCCTTCATTGGTTAATTGATCAGATTTTAAAAGAAGGGTGGGAAAATATTCCTGGGCCCACTAAAGTATGTTTAAATGTCACCTAAACACATGAACTAGTCCCAAACATTCCCCAAGAGATGGTCAATGACTTAACTGCCATCCTAACCTGACTGTGTAGGAGGCAGAGACGCTCACAAGTCATTTTGTGGAAGttcaagtcaagtctcaagtcacaACTGCAAGTCAAGTCTACAATATTACAAGTGTCTTTCTCAACAAGTTGATCCCACTGATTGTGATCTGAGAACCGTTATCATGCTTTGCTGGAGGGCCACTGAACTGACCTGACTCCTCCTGTAGTTTGACTTCAcctgttctttttctctgccaTTTTAACTTTGTCTGGATGCAAGATCAGTTCATAATAGAGTTCTACAAACTACAACTATTGCAGGTAAATTACGTGTGGAAATTTGCTCCATGACAGACTAGGACTGATTGCACCAGTTCGGGTTCCACCTGGCCAGAATCAAAAAGAGAAATCACTTGGGAATAACTGGAGAGTACCATAAACCAAACTCGAGCAGAGCTTCACTTCTGTATTTGCCCTGGAGGTCCCTGACTGATAACCACATCCTTTTCTGGTAAGTAATTCATTGGGGGGACTCTTGTCTCCCCCAGGATTAGACTGCAGTTCCTGTTTATGAAAATAATATGTATATTCCAAGATTAAATTTAGATGAGCTTtgtcatatacagtaaatagtGAACTCTGCAGGGATTAGGCTGGGGACCCAGTGGGTGAGACAAGGACACTGAAAGTTTAAGGTTGAATTTTAAATGCATATTAAacaattaatattaaatattgggGGGGTCAGTGATGAGGGATTTTAGAGTTACCCTCATATGTCCCCCAGCACCCTCCAACTGGCAGGTCCAACCTCCCTGACCCTAACCTGGGGTGAATCACAGGATTTGCAACTAAGACAAAAATAGTCTATAAAGAGGAACATACTCAAGCATAAAGTATGAAGTatgtaaatacaaaattaattaTGCCTATAGGAGCTCTTGATAAGAAACACCTTCCATTCCTGGCATTTCTTCTTGACTACAAAGCCTATTGAGAGTTAAATCCCACATTTCCAACATACTTGGCCAATAATGATGATTCTCTTCTGATAAGTTGATTTCTCTTTGCTGCCAAATTGGCCCTCACTGAGAATGCAATAAACTCCAACAACAGTGTTTTGATCTACAGTTACCACTGTCACCACAGACCATATGGATTTAATAAAGTGCATTTTATCATGGCTCATGAATACATCTTTGGTTTTGGCTAAACAAAATATGTGTTACCTTAGAAATCTCTTGGTAAAAGTGTATTGCTTGTTACAGCTGCCAGTTACTAGTCAAAGGTCAATTTAGCTGTCAAACCTCAGTGTAATAAAATCAAAAACGTTCACAGAATAGTTTAAATTAAAGTTGGGGTGAGGTTTATTTTCTTCTCACGACTTTAATGCAATGCTTCAAAATTAGGTCGCAtgacatatttatatttcagcattttGAGTCAAAACTGATCAACTCTTGTGGTATTACATTGATTCTGACCAGTCAAAAGAAATGTTGACTAAGAAGAGGTATGCAGAAAGTAACAATTTAGAGATTAAATTTGGCTTTAGGTTCTACTTGAATGAATAACAGACAATCTTGCCATCATTTCCAAATGTGACAACAATGCAGACGACAAACAGCATCACAAAATATATTACCTTTTAAACTTCACATTCTTTCGGTTTTAAACTAGCGCAGGCAGCCGACTATTCATAGCAACACAATCATCGCAAGATCAGAATTTGATGCTCCTGTAATAGCTGagtcattcacacacatatacagtttTACAGAACTGATACTTCGCACCATGtcagaaataaacaggaaactGTAAGTAAAAGCattaaatgtgtcaaatgtaATTTGGTATTGATGCAATGCAATTATGAGCAACTCTAACAAGTGTGATATATCTCATCAGCGCTAAAAGCATTTTATCAGTGTgaaatatacacacatgtattGCAGAGGTAAATATCAGAGGATAGAGATGTGAATGTGGAAGACAGATTTCAGAGAAAAGCTGTCTAAAACTGCAGATAAGTGTTAGACAGACCTAACACTACACATCAGTCCTAAAATATCTATAAAACCAGGCAGTATCCTAGGGCTACTTCTACTTTGACGCAAAACTAGgtcttataaaaacaaaacttaagaAACAAAGACTCTGTAGCATTTCTCTTCAGGTTCAAGTAAAAAAAGGATTTCTGTGGAGTAGAAAGagcaagtaaagaaaaaaaaatctgccttgACACAAATGCTTCCTCATGACAAATAATGCCGCTCTCATCAAATAAAGTGACTATTGCTGTCATGGTCACGGTACTATACCAGCCTCTAAAAGTGAAACTCATTCACCAATACAGAAAACCACTGTATTTCAATTTCCCGACTTCCAACATCAGAATAGAAACACCGATCAACCACAAACCTACTTCTGCGTAAAGAATGCACTGAAAATCTGTCTAGTTCAGCAAGTACGGAAAGCTGTTCGGTCTTTAGTTATCTGTTGCAGCTGACAATCACTTCTTTGTGGTAAAGTGATTATGAACAAGAGTAAAATGTTGTGGAGGTACCACCATCTTTATGAAATCCGCACAGTGTTACTCAGGGAACCAGTACAGGGCCTCCTGAGTTTGCAGCTCCTTGAAATCCCTTACTGGCTGATATGCAGCAAGATACTGCACAACCACTCCAAGGTTATTTTCCAACTATATATTTTTCAACAACTATGACATTTTTCAACAACAATGTCCACCACATAATACACTTAGGGGATCCTAATTATACaacttttaaatgtacaaaGCATTTGGGTTCAAACAATGATCTAACACTACTCAACTGATCTGTCGGTAATGGAAACACAAGAAATGATCCAGGTACTTATTGTGACATCTGAAGTGACACACACTTGAAAAAACAATGCACCCCCAACCGCTCATTCCATCTTGTTGCATTTCTGAAGAAGGTAGAGAGAACTTGACTTGGGAAAAACACACCTCACATTTTTGAGGGTCAACACTGACGTCCCATGCCAGTACTGTATCTTTCATCCAGAGCAGCAAGGTGGACATTTGGAGCAAAACTCCCATCCTAAATGGCCAGTGT
This genomic window contains:
- the cxcl13 gene encoding C-X-C motif chemokine 9; this translates as MTPKPVLLLAVLTLCCCIASLHASPKPGCNCLRTTNSVIPFQAIRKIEGFPISGQCRRTEIIITLRSGTPVCVNPDAKWVKTLLNNLRK